Genomic segment of Acinetobacter larvae:
TTTCTGCACAACGTCCAGTGGTTGAGCGCAGCGGTACGTTGATCATGGTCGATGATGACAGAATACCTCTAAAAGAAGGTGAAGTCCCAGAACTCAAGTCGGTTCGTTTTAGAACCTTAGGTTGTTATCCCCTCACAGGTGCCATTGAATCGAAAGCCAATACTTTGCCAGAGATTATTCAAGAAATGCTACTTGCGACAAGTTCAGAACGGCAAGGTCGTATGATTGATCATGATGAAGCAGGTTCGATGGAGAAGAAAAAGCAAGAAGGCTATTTCTAATTCAATCTGTGCCAATTCAGCCAGCAACATGTGTCAGCAAAATTAGGTTTATGCAATTAGATTGCAACGAATGTGTGGAGTGAGCGGATGTCTCATCAATCAGATCTTATTGGTCAAGATATATTGACCTACTTAAAACAACATGAGCAAAAAGATTTATTACGATTTCTCACCTGCGGTAATGTCGATGATGGTAAAAGCACGCTGATCGGGCGTTTACTGTACGATTCAAAATTAATTTACGAAGATCAATTACAGGCTGTAACCCGTGATAGTAAAAAAGTAGGCACGACGGGCGAAGCACCTGATTTGGCATTGTTAGTCGATGGTTTGCAAGCTGAACGCGAGCAAGGCATTACCATTGATGTTGCTTATCGTTATTTTTCAACGGAAAAACGTAAGTTTATTATTGCCGACACACCCGGACATGAACAATATACGCGCAATATGGCAACCGGTGCATCGACTGCTGATGTGGCTATTATTTTAATTGATGCGCGTTATGGTGTACAAACCCAAACGCGTCGTCATACTTTTATTGCCAGCTTATTGGGTATTCAAAATATTATTGTTGCCATTAATAAAATGGACTTGGTAGATTATCAGCAACAACGTTTTCAACAGATTGAAGCCGATTATCAAGCCTTCGTTGCACAGTTAAGCATTCGCCGACCTAGCAATATTTTATGTGTCCCTATTTCTGCGCTCAATGGCGACAACGTGGTTTATCCGTCCCAACATACACCTTGGTATCACGGCGAAACCTTGATGCAAATCTTGGAACAAGTCGAGATTAATCGTGATAGTCAATTGCAGGCGTTACGCTTCCCGGTGCAATATGTCAATCGTCCACATTTAGATTTCCGAGGTTTTGCTGGAACAATTGCAGCAGGTCAGGTCCGTGTAGGTGATGAACTGCTTGCCTTGCCTTCAGGCAAGACTTCTAAAGTAAAACAGATTGTTACCTTTGATGGCGATTTAGAAAGCGCTCATGTCGGTCAAGCGGTGACTTTAACCTTAGAAGATGAGATTGATATTTCACGTGGTAATATCTTGGTACATGCCAATGATCGGCCTGCACAGTCACGCCAGATTCGTGCAACTGTGGTATGGATGAATGAGCAAGCCTTGAAAATTGGCAAGCTGTACAATATCAAGATTGGAACGCAAGTGGTACCAGCCAAAGTTGTTGCCATCAATTACCGTATAGACGTCAATACTTTAGAGCAACATCAAGCAGAAGAACTTGCCTTGAATGCCATTGCAGATGTACAGCTTGAGTTCGATAAAGCTGTATTGTTTGACCGTTATCAAGAAAGCCGTGCGACAGGTTCATTTATTTTTATTGATCGACTCAGTAATGTCACGGTGGGTGCAGGCATGGTTGAGGCTGCAGAAACATGGCAGGCACAGCAAACGCCTGTTCGTGCAGAGCAGCGTGCAGCACGTATGGGGCAGAAACCAGTTATTATTCAGTTATCTACTGCAGTATTGCAACAAGCCGTGCAGTTAGAAAACTGGTTGTTACAACATGGTGTGGTGGCCATGGCAAAAGCCGATTTCACTGTCGCACAAAGTCAGTTATTACGTGAAGCAGGATTGGTGGTACTCACTGAAGGTGCTGAAGGTGCAGACCTTAGCTTTACTGAACAAGATTTGGAGCAAGTATTGCCACAGATTTTGAGTGCAGTACAGCTATAAGCACATTTTGTGCATCATGTGTGCTTTGTGATCCAACTATCTGTAGTGATCCAACGACTTGCTGTGCATTGATATCAAGTCGTGTTAATTGTTAAATGCTAAACGTTTAAATATCAATCACGCTGTATAGCACCATGCTATGAACTTCAACCCAAGATCATGTTTGTGATCTTGGGTTTTTACTTTGTTTTTTTTATCTTGTTTTTTTAATTTACAACTTGCTTAAAAACCATACAGTTGATTGCGAAAGACTTTAAAAATAAAAGAGAAAGCATAGAATACTGCGCATATCGAGGGTTCTATGAAAAAGTATCTGATTTTAATCGCTTTAATAATCGCTGTACCGATTGATGCCAAACAAAATACACAGTCGACCGCACAGATTAAACAAAAAATTATTCAACAATCTATTGCTGCTTATCCAGGCAATTGCGCTTGCCCTTATCAGGCGGCGAGCAATGGTAGCCGTTGTGGTAAACGTAGTGCTTATAGTCGTAAGGGAGGCTATGCGCCAATTTGCTATGCAGAAGATGTCACACCAGAAATGATCCGCCAATATAAAGCACGATATGGCGGATCTTAATTGCTGTGTTGTGAGGTCATTTGTGGTTTTGAGTCACATCTTGTTTTGAGTCACTTTTTGTTTTGAGCCATGGCATATTGTATGGCACGATGCTCCTGTGTTTATACGATGGGTTTGACCTGTAGTTTAACTGGGCGAAGAATACCGAGTAATAATGCAATCACGGGAACACAGGCCAAGATCACACAGATCCAGATACTACCACCGGTTAAGATTTGGAAATGGCTGATAATCAAATAAAGACATCCGGCTAATAGCACACAGGCAAGAGCCGGTATAAGTTGTCTTGATAAAAATTTATTTTGAATATGCTCTGGATTTTGTCGAAAATATCGAAATACTGCCAGACTGGTGAGTAACATCAATAATGTACAGCCTACGGTTGCAATACTCGCCATAAAACCAAAAACCTGTGTTAAGGGATTGAGTTGAAATAAGGCAAATAAAATCACCAAAAGCAAGGCGCAGATATCCTGCAAATAAGATGAATTTGCCGGAGAGTAGTGTTTGGGATGGACTTGACCTAGACCTTCAGGTAAGTATCCTTTACGTGCCAACACAAACTGATAGCGCACAATAATATGGTGAAAACTCAGGACACAGGCAAATAAACTGGTAATCAATAAGACTTGCATGACATTTTTAAATGCTGTACCGACATATTGTTGTGCAACATCAATCATCATATTGGCATGACCCGAAAGCGTTTGTTGTGCAACAGCACGCGCTTGTTCTGATCCGACCGCAACGGTTAAGCACCATGCTGAGAAAGTATAAAATACACCGATAATAATCACGGCTAAGTAAGTTGCGCGAGCAATGGTTTTTTCAGGATTAATCGCTTCTTCACGGTAGATTGCCGCAGATTCAAAACCAATAAAACCGGTTAAGGCAAATAAGATCGAGAGGCTGATACCCGGATCTAAGATATAGTGCAATTTAAAGGGTTCGCTTTCGATACCTTGTGCACCACCTTGTGACAAAATCCCAATGTTCATAATCATCACAATGCCAATTTCTAAGATCATCAATAAACCGAGTACTCTTGAATTGAAGTCGATATTGCGATAACCAAATAAGCCGACAATGAGTAGACAAACCAAACTATATAACCACCATGGATGTTGCCCGACACCGTAGCTTGTGAGTAAATCTTGCACGGCCCAGCCAATATATCCATATATTCCAACCTGTACGGCGGTATAACTAATCAATGCAGTATAGGCGGCTCCCACACTCATTTTGCGACCTAAGCCTTGGTCTATATAGGAATAGAACGCGCCAGCTTCTTTGACAAAGGGGGTCATCTGTACAAAACCAATGGCAAAGATAAAGAGCACGACGGTTGATACGAAAAAGCCCCATAAAGCACCTGGTCCATTACCAAGCCCAATCGAAAGAGGCACATTACCACCGACTACAGTAAGGGGTGCCGCCGCGGCAATGACCATAAAAACCAAATGTCTAGCATTGAGTCGACCGTGTAGATGTCCAGAAGCAGTTGTTTCTGTTTGGACATTGTTGATGTTATTTTGATTCATATTCTGTACTCCATGTGCCTTAGCACGATGTTTTTATCGACGATATAGTTGTTATCGATGATGTGGTTTTTATTAATTTGGCTATTTTTTATGACAAGGCTGTTATTTAAATTTTTTTAACTTTAGTGCCTGCTTGTTTGTATATTGTATGAAGATTTTAGTGTGTGTTATTTGCAAATAGATCCTGTCTAAGGTCTTGTAAATAAGGATTTTCTTGACGACCATGCCGCACTGTATTGTGGTCAATATCGGCAAAGAGTAATTGCTCCTGTTCTACACTCGCTTGTACTAAAATCTGTCCTGTAGGCGAGGCACAGGTGCTTTTTCCTACATAATGATAATAGCCTTCTTGTCCGATCTGATTGACATAGGCAATATAGATTTGACTTTCCCAAGCACGTGAAGCGATTACACTATCATTTACAATATCATAGGGTTGCATTTGGGCTGTTGGAACAGCAATTAAATCTGCACCTGCTTGCGCTGCGGCTCGTACTGTTTCTGGAAATTCTACGTCGTAACAAATTAACAAAGCTATATTGAGCCCGCGATAACGTTGTATCACCACAGCGTGTTGCCCTGGCTGAAATTGTTGTCGATCTAAAGCACCAAATAAGTGGGTTTTATCATAGCAGCATAATAATTGACCATTATGATCAATAAAATAAGCACTATTAAAAACATGTGGTGGTGTTGCGGTGGCAACATAGCGGGGTCCACCAACAATCAGTGCAATATGTAAGTCTTGTGCAATACTTTGTAGTGTCTGCAGTGGAAATTGTTTGGCGATGTTCTGCGTTTGTGCACCGAGTACATAGCCTGATAAATACATTTCAGGGGTGATGAGCAGTTGGGCGCCTTGCTGTTGCGCTTTCTGTGCATAATGTATTAATTTTTCTAAATTTTTATCATAATCAAAGGCTGTGCTTTGAGCTTGTAACATCGCAATTTTCATGATCAATACATCCTATATTTATATTGAGTCCACTATTTTTTCTTATCGATATCCTGAGAATTTTACATCTGAACTGTATGCTCTTACAGTCGCGGATATATAAGAGCCTAACGCATGCTCATCTGATTGAAAAGTAGCTAAACATTAATCTTGATTTCAGTTAAGCTAGTTTTTAAGCCTTTCGTCAATCGATTTCATAAAATATATCAAATGAAAAATCCCAAACTATATCAAATTACAGATTTCGATCTTAAATTACTGCGAATTTTTAAAACAATCGTGGAATGTGGTAGCTTCTCAGCTGCGGAAAGTGTCTTGGGGATTACGCGCTCTGCCATTAGTTTACACATGACGGATTTGGAAAAACGTGTTGGAATTCGCTTGTGTCAACGTGGTCGTTCTGGTTTTGCCTTGACCGATGCTGGGCGCGAGGTCTTACAACAAAGTGAATTATTATTTGCGGCGGTAGAAGATTTTCGACAGCATATTAATCAGATTCATCAGCAATTACGTGGTGATTTTAATATCGGTGTGATTCATAACTTAGTTACTTTACCACATATGCATATCACCCATGCACTGACACAATTGACCCAAGCCAGTGAGCAAATTCGTATTCAGTTGAGTATGTTGACGCCCAGCGAAATTGAACAGGGTTTATTTGATGGTCGTTTGCATATCGGGGCACTGCCTGTGGTTAGCCCGTTATCTGGTTTAGAATATTTACCACTTTATACAGAGCGATGCTCTTTATATTGTGCTGCTGCACATGCTTTATTTCATGAAGATCATCCTGATATTAAAGCACTCAAACTATATCAAGCGATTATTCCGACATCGCGTTTGAGTATAGAGGCAACTTCATTGTATAAAAAATTAAACTGCAATGCAGAAGCCAGTAATCGTGAAGGGACGGCATTTTTAATTTTAACTGGACGTTATATTGGTTTTTTACCAGACCATTATGCAGCCCAATGGGTTAAACAAGGTCTTATGAAAGCAATTTTGCCAGAGCAATTAAACTTTAGCTCAGATATGATGCTGGCACTGCCGAAAACACGGCGGAGCAATATTATTTTGGATTTGTTTTTAGAAAAAATTAATGAAGTACGTGTAGAAAGTCAGGCTTGTGTACTTTAAATCTCTAAAGACCTAAAGCATAAATCGAGCATGAGTTTGATGTCGATCATCAAGCTATACATATCAATCCAGCAAATAAGCCGATAGACCAAACAAGGAATGATCTATGAGTATTGAGCATATGCAGCATATTGTGATTAGTGAAGCAGGCGGAGCAGAAGTTTTGCTTTATGAAAATACAGCTATTCCACAGCCTGCTGCGGATGAAGTGCTGATTAAAGTACATGCTTTTGGCATTAATCGACCCGATATTTTACAGCGCCAAGGGCTTTATCCTATGCCTGCTGGTGTGACGGCGGTTCCAGGTTTGGAAGTCGCTGGTGTTGTTGCTGCTTGTGGTCATGCCGTGACGCAGTTTCAGCCCGGACAACGGGTTTTTGCATTGACCAATGGGGGCGGTTATGCGCAATATTGTGTTGTTCCAGCAAGTCAATGTTTGGCGACACCCGATCAATTAACAGATGTGCAAGCTGCTGCCATACCTGAAACATTCTTTACGGTATGGGCTAACCTGTTTGATATGGGAGCAGCAAAAGCGGGCGAAACGGTTCTAATACATGGTGGGGCAAGTGGTATTGGCACCACGGCATTGTTATTGTGTCAGGCTTTTGGAATTCGTAGTTTTGCGACGGTAGGGTCCGATGCTAAAGTACAAGCCCTCTCTACGCTAACGACAGCGATCAATTATAAAACACAAGATTTTGAGGCTGAAATCCTGGCAGCAACGCAGCAAGCGGGTGTTGATGTGATTTTAGATATGGTTGGTGCGCCGTATTTGGCTGCCAATTTAAAATTATTACGGCGTGATGGACGTTTGGTTTATATTGCCTTTTTAGGCGGTGCCAAGGCTGCACAAGTGAGTTTAGGTGCGATTATGATGAAACGCCTAACCATTACGGGTTCCACCATGCGTGCGCGCAACAGTGCGGAAAAAGCTTTGATTGCACAGCAGTTGCAACAGCATGTTGTACCACTTTGGCAGCAAGGACAGTGCTTACCGATGATTCACCAATGTTTTGATTTTGATCAGATCCAACAAGCACATCAAGCGCTAGAGCAAGGCGATCATATCGGCAAAGTCGTTGTGCGTATTCACTAACAATATAGTGTTTATGCAGAATAGTGCTTATACAGATCAAAATATCCGAGTATTGCATGCTCGGATATTTTAAAATGTTGATCATCATCTTGATGATGCGTTATGTTTCATCTTCTGTAAAACCTTCTAATACAATCTTGCCAATACTTTTACCTGTTTCAATGAGTTGGTGTGCTTGGCAAATATGTGTCACATTAATCGCGCCTAAATGCTGTTGAATGGTACTTTGGATCTGACCTTTATCGAGAAGTTGCGCCATTTGATGCAGAATTTCACCTTGTAAATCCATATCCTCGGTCTGATAGACACTGCGGCTAAACATTGATTCCCAATGTATTGCAACAGATTTGGCTTTAAACTTTAAGATATCAAAATGTTGTGGATCATCAATCAGTCCAATATGTCCTTGTGGGGCAATGAGCTGTACGATTTCATCAAAATGTTGATCTATGCCATTAATTGAAAAGATATATTGTGGCAAGGGCAGTCCGAGTGTTTGATATTGCTGCACCAAATCTTGACTATGATCAAGCACATAATCACTGCCTAAATCATATAGCCATTGTTGTGATTCAGGACGAGATGCTGTAGCAATAACAGTGAGTTGGGTGCGTGCTTTGAGCAGTTGCACCGCCAATGATCCAACACCCCCAGCTGCGCCAATCAGCAAAATCGTGGCTTTGGTACTGCTAAGAGGGTTGATTCTAAGTCGATCGAAAAGCATTTCCCAAGCTGTAATTGCAGTCAATGGAATGGCTGCTGCTTCTGCTAAGGTTAGGCTTTGTGGTTTGGTTGCGGCTATACGTTGATCTACCAATTGATATTGTGCATAGCTGCCATCACGGTTAATGGTACCTGCATAATATACCCAGTCGCCAACTTCAAAATTAAAGACTTTATCACCGACAGCTTTGACTTGACCAACCGCATCACGACCCAGTATCTGCCATTGTTCATTATCGGCTGAGGTGCGTTGACGAACTTTAATATCAATAGGGTTGACTGAAATCGCATGGACTTCGACCAATAAGTCATGACCTGTGGCGTGTGGAGTGTCTCGTTCAATACAATGAAATTCAGGTTGCTGATTATTTGTATATGGCTTTTTATAAGCGATTGCTTTCATTATTTTCCCTTTAAGATCATAACAATGGGGCAGTTTATTCTGAATATATCAACATATAAACACCAACCGCTTAGACTAGCAATTTTATTTCAGTTATTTTATGCGACAATAGTCCATTCTAATGCATCAACTGATGAGTATATTCATGCAAGATCAAAGCACGTCCACCTTAAGCGATATTGAAATAGTCGATTTATTAACTGCGATGAAACAGGATCAATTGGATCTCGAAGCGCAAGAGCTTATTCGTGGTAGTAGTAAGGCTGGACGGCAAGAGGCTTTTAAACAAGCTCTATTGGTATTAAATCAAAGCTTTGAAGAAAAATTTTTAGAGGCTGTTGCCATCGCCTTGCAGCTTAATAGCACGCAATTAAAAAAAGTACGTTATAAAAAAGACCGTATTCGTATTTTGAAAGCGAAAAATATCGATTATTTAAAAATTGATGGCGCAGAAACCGCACAAGTTTTAGCGCAAATTGCACAAGCAATTAATTTCGAAGATGCTGTTGTCACACATGATTTGCATAATATCTTTCCATTTTGGAAAGAAGGTTGGCCAATGGTGCAATTTGATAATGCTTATAAAATCTTGCAAGAAGATATTCAAATACATTATCAGGCATTATTAGATACTTTATTAATGCGTCATCCTTAAGAATGCATGAGCCATTCATGAGGCAATATTGTTTAATGCATTATTGTATTGTTTGAGTGGTCTAATACGTCGTCACAGCACACTGTAACTTAGTCTTGATCTTGAAGCAGCTTAGACATAATTTTTTATCGAGCAGCTTTTTCTCAACCAATAGCTTTCAATAAAACAACCGCAGAATAATGATATCCAGCGGTTGTTTGAAAGTCTTATCACAATTCATCTTATATCTTTATATGAACAGATCAAAAGATATCAAGCATGTTATGACACCGAATACAATGGAATCATACCAAAGATTAGCGCTGCAAATAGCATCACAATACAGGTTAAGCTCGCCCATTTTAGGGTGAATTTCTGATGATCTCCCATTTCAATGGCAGCAAGACCGCATAATAAATAAGTCGAAGGAACCAAAGGTGAAAGTAAATGTACTGGCTGACCAATTAAAGATGCACGTGCCATTTGTTCAGCACTAATACCATAATGACTTGCTGTATCTGCCAGTATTGGTAATACGCCAAAATAAAATGCATCATTCGACATAAAGAATGTTAGTGGCATACTGAGTAATGCCGTGATGGGGGCTAAATAAGGTCCCATTTGTGTCGGAATAAGTGTAATAAGATTATCTGACATGGCATCAATCATACCAGTACCGTCTAAAATACCGGTAAATACACCCGCAGCAAAGATAATGCCCACCACAGATAAGGCATTACCAGCGTGGTGTGCAATCAGTTTCTTCTGTAGGTCAATATCACGATAATTAATCACCAAGGCAAGGCAGAGCGCGATCATAAACAGTACGGCTAAAGGTAATACGCCGAGCATGAGTGTTATCATCAAAACAACCGTTAAACCTGCATTGAGCCAGCGTAAATGCGCGCGTTGTGCATTTGGATAATTTGATATTTGAATATCATCTCCATGACTGACATCAAGTTCAATAAT
This window contains:
- a CDS encoding APC family permease, with product MNQNNINNVQTETTASGHLHGRLNARHLVFMVIAAAAPLTVVGGNVPLSIGLGNGPGALWGFFVSTVVLFIFAIGFVQMTPFVKEAGAFYSYIDQGLGRKMSVGAAYTALISYTAVQVGIYGYIGWAVQDLLTSYGVGQHPWWLYSLVCLLIVGLFGYRNIDFNSRVLGLLMILEIGIVMIMNIGILSQGGAQGIESEPFKLHYILDPGISLSILFALTGFIGFESAAIYREEAINPEKTIARATYLAVIIIGVFYTFSAWCLTVAVGSEQARAVAQQTLSGHANMMIDVAQQYVGTAFKNVMQVLLITSLFACVLSFHHIIVRYQFVLARKGYLPEGLGQVHPKHYSPANSSYLQDICALLLVILFALFQLNPLTQVFGFMASIATVGCTLLMLLTSLAVFRYFRQNPEHIQNKFLSRQLIPALACVLLAGCLYLIISHFQILTGGSIWICVILACVPVIALLLGILRPVKLQVKPIV
- a CDS encoding nitrilase-related carbon-nitrogen hydrolase, translated to MKIAMLQAQSTAFDYDKNLEKLIHYAQKAQQQGAQLLITPEMYLSGYVLGAQTQNIAKQFPLQTLQSIAQDLHIALIVGGPRYVATATPPHVFNSAYFIDHNGQLLCCYDKTHLFGALDRQQFQPGQHAVVIQRYRGLNIALLICYDVEFPETVRAAAQAGADLIAVPTAQMQPYDIVNDSVIASRAWESQIYIAYVNQIGQEGYYHYVGKSTCASPTGQILVQASVEQEQLLFADIDHNTVRHGRQENPYLQDLRQDLFANNTH
- a CDS encoding LysR family transcriptional regulator, with product MKNPKLYQITDFDLKLLRIFKTIVECGSFSAAESVLGITRSAISLHMTDLEKRVGIRLCQRGRSGFALTDAGREVLQQSELLFAAVEDFRQHINQIHQQLRGDFNIGVIHNLVTLPHMHITHALTQLTQASEQIRIQLSMLTPSEIEQGLFDGRLHIGALPVVSPLSGLEYLPLYTERCSLYCAAAHALFHEDHPDIKALKLYQAIIPTSRLSIEATSLYKKLNCNAEASNREGTAFLILTGRYIGFLPDHYAAQWVKQGLMKAILPEQLNFSSDMMLALPKTRRSNIILDLFLEKINEVRVESQACVL
- the cysN gene encoding sulfate adenylyltransferase subunit CysN, with the protein product MSHQSDLIGQDILTYLKQHEQKDLLRFLTCGNVDDGKSTLIGRLLYDSKLIYEDQLQAVTRDSKKVGTTGEAPDLALLVDGLQAEREQGITIDVAYRYFSTEKRKFIIADTPGHEQYTRNMATGASTADVAIILIDARYGVQTQTRRHTFIASLLGIQNIIVAINKMDLVDYQQQRFQQIEADYQAFVAQLSIRRPSNILCVPISALNGDNVVYPSQHTPWYHGETLMQILEQVEINRDSQLQALRFPVQYVNRPHLDFRGFAGTIAAGQVRVGDELLALPSGKTSKVKQIVTFDGDLESAHVGQAVTLTLEDEIDISRGNILVHANDRPAQSRQIRATVVWMNEQALKIGKLYNIKIGTQVVPAKVVAINYRIDVNTLEQHQAEELALNAIADVQLEFDKAVLFDRYQESRATGSFIFIDRLSNVTVGAGMVEAAETWQAQQTPVRAEQRAARMGQKPVIIQLSTAVLQQAVQLENWLLQHGVVAMAKADFTVAQSQLLREAGLVVLTEGAEGADLSFTEQDLEQVLPQILSAVQL
- a CDS encoding zinc-binding alcohol dehydrogenase family protein; this encodes MKAIAYKKPYTNNQQPEFHCIERDTPHATGHDLLVEVHAISVNPIDIKVRQRTSADNEQWQILGRDAVGQVKAVGDKVFNFEVGDWVYYAGTINRDGSYAQYQLVDQRIAATKPQSLTLAEAAAIPLTAITAWEMLFDRLRINPLSSTKATILLIGAAGGVGSLAVQLLKARTQLTVIATASRPESQQWLYDLGSDYVLDHSQDLVQQYQTLGLPLPQYIFSINGIDQHFDEIVQLIAPQGHIGLIDDPQHFDILKFKAKSVAIHWESMFSRSVYQTEDMDLQGEILHQMAQLLDKGQIQSTIQQHLGAINVTHICQAHQLIETGKSIGKIVLEGFTEDET
- a CDS encoding NAD(P)H-quinone oxidoreductase, translated to MSIEHMQHIVISEAGGAEVLLYENTAIPQPAADEVLIKVHAFGINRPDILQRQGLYPMPAGVTAVPGLEVAGVVAACGHAVTQFQPGQRVFALTNGGGYAQYCVVPASQCLATPDQLTDVQAAAIPETFFTVWANLFDMGAAKAGETVLIHGGASGIGTTALLLCQAFGIRSFATVGSDAKVQALSTLTTAINYKTQDFEAEILAATQQAGVDVILDMVGAPYLAANLKLLRRDGRLVYIAFLGGAKAAQVSLGAIMMKRLTITGSTMRARNSAEKALIAQQLQQHVVPLWQQGQCLPMIHQCFDFDQIQQAHQALEQGDHIGKVVVRIH
- a CDS encoding CitMHS family transporter, yielding MLTTLGIAMICCFMYLIMSKRLSAMIALIIIPILFALIAHGLGFYFESLNHIQLDGIGQMMLEGIKKLAPTGVMLLFAILYFAIMIDTGLFDPSVKWILRQVKGDPLKVTLGTVVLSLIVSLDGDGSTTYMICVAAMLPLYRRLGMSPLIMACLMMICSGIMNITPWGGPTARAASALKIDPSDVFVPMIPAMLFAIAWILLVAYMYGRFERKRLGIIELDVSHGDDIQISNYPNAQRAHLRWLNAGLTVVLMITLMLGVLPLAVLFMIALCLALVINYRDIDLQKKLIAHHAGNALSVVGIIFAAGVFTGILDGTGMIDAMSDNLITLIPTQMGPYLAPITALLSMPLTFFMSNDAFYFGVLPILADTASHYGISAEQMARASLIGQPVHLLSPLVPSTYLLCGLAAIEMGDHQKFTLKWASLTCIVMLFAALIFGMIPLYSVS